GCCGTTCAAAGCCGCGATCAAAGCCGGCGTGAAAGCCGCCATGACCGCACACATTGCCTTGCCCAAGATCGATGCCACCTGCCGGCCCGCGACGCTTTCGCAACCAATTGTGACCGGCCTGCTCCGGGAAGAGTTGGGATTTCAGGGACTGGTGGTCACCGACGCGCTGACCATGCAGGGCATCGCCGATTACTACTCCACCGAGGAAGCAGCTCTGCTCGCCGCGCAGGCGGGTGTGGATGCGCTCCTGATTCCGGCGGACATTGCCGCCGCCCACCGCCGGCTGGTGCAGGCCGTGCAACAGGGCGAATTGCCCCTGGCGCGGGTCGAAAGTGCAGCGCGCAGAGTGCTTGCCGCCAAAGCCGGCTTGGGTTTGCATCTGCAGCGCACGGTCGCCATCGAAAATCTGGCTGAAGTCGTACAAACCAGCGCCGCGCGGCAACTCGCGGAGCAAGCAGCGAGTGCCGCGATTACTTTGCTGGAGGATGACGGCCGGCTTTTGCCGCTGGGCAGTTCCCCGGCACTCAAGCTGGCGGTGGGTATGGTGTCCAACTCAGCACTTGCCACTGAAGGCGAGTATCTGAGCAGCACCTTGGCAGCGGCCGGCCACTCGGTGGAGGCCTTTCGCCTGTCCGCTGAAATGAACGAAACAACGCTGGCGCAGGCACTCGCCGGATGCCGGCAGGCAGATGTCGTGCTCTTTGCAGCATTCCTCACCATGGGGGCCTGGAAGGGTGAGCTGCAAGTGCCGCCGCAGGCGCATCAGTTTTTGCAGGCCGCGCGTGAGTGGCAGAAACCGGTCATTGCCCTCTCCTTGGGTGATCCTTACATGTTCGAGCGCCTCCCGCCGATGGCTGCCAGCCTGTGTGCCTACAGCGGCAGCAGATTGATGGAAGGCGCAATGGCGCGGGCCCTGCTGGGCGAGGCAGCAATAGCCGGCAAGTTGCCGGTGACCATTCCCGGCCGCTTTGGCTGCGGCCACGGCCTGGAACGCCACTGATCGCCGTCTGCTCCTGCAGTTCTACCCTGGGAAGACCAGCGCAACCGCGAAGCATTGTCCGGCTCGATTCGTGTGCAGTCTGGCAACCTGGGCTACGGATTCGGCGCCCGATCAGCGCGGCAAATTCTCGAAATCATGGCAGCCGAAGCCATTCCCGATCAGATCTTCCTCAGCAGTTCAATGCGGTTTTCAAATTCTCCCTTTCCCCACAAGGCCGGGCGGTGAGCATTCGGTCCAGGAGAACTGGGCCGGGGCGGCTCGGCGGTGTGACTTCCCTTCGCAGTGCCTCCTTTCTCCTCCGCGAATTGAACCGGCTCAGCCGCTGTGGCGTTAAAAGGCAACGATGTCCCCGCCGATTTCAACCTTTCAGCAACAGTTGCGAAATTTCTGCAACGCGGCGCTCTGCGAACCGTGCGGTCGGGTGATATAGATAGGCAAAAGTGCAGGAATGATTTGGAATTCAAGTGTGGTTTCGATATTTTCGGCCTTCACTGAAGTGGATGTTGTTCATGCCATTGAGAAACGCTGTGACTGAGGAAAGAGTCGGTAAAGTGATGAACTTGCAGAGGGGTTGCATGCTCAGAACAGGATTGACCATCGCTTTGCTGTGGTTGGGAGCTGGGCCGGACGCCGCATGGGCGCAATCCGGCGCGACCGCGCACCATTTCCCGATGCCGGAGGTGATCCGGAGCAACGTCGAATTCTGGAAAAAGATCTACGCTGTTTATCCCACGAACCAGGTGCTGGTGCACGATATCAACGACCTTTCCATCATCTATGAGATCGTGGATATCGACAACAGCCAGGGCGAATATTCCTACCGCCAGCAATGGCGCAAGATCGAAGCAATCAAAGACGAATACCAGAGCATTCTGAACGCGCTGGCCGAGCGCAGGCTCGACCTCACCAATCCCGGCACCCGCGCGAAACGGGTGTTGGAAATCTACGGCGCAGCGGCCGACCCTGAACGGCTGCGCACGGCAGCGAATTCCATTCGTGGCCAGCTCGGCCTGAAAGACCGCTTTCTCCTCGGCATGCAGCGTTCCGGCCTCTATCTGGAATTTATCGAGAAGATTCTCGCCGAACACGGTTTGCCGCCCGAGCTCGCGGTGTTGCCTCACGTCGAGTCATCCTTCAATCACAAAGCCTACTCCAAAGTCGGCGCTGCCGGCCTGTGGCAATTCACGCGCTACACCGGCCGGCTGTTCATGAAGATCGACTACGATATTGATGAACGTCTCGATCCGTTGCGCGCCACCGAAGCAGCCGCCAAGCTGCTCAAACTCAATTACAGTGAGCTGGGTGCGTGGCCGCTCGCCATCACGGCCTATAATCACGGCCTCAACGGCATGAAGCGCGCCAAAGCCCAGTTTGGCACCGATTTCGGCAAGATCTACTCCAGCTACCAAAGCCGCAGTTTTGGCTTTGCCTCGCGGAATTTCTATGCGGAATTCCTGGCGGCGCTGGAAGTCGTCAAGAATGCCGAGACCTATTTTGGGCCGATCGACTTTCACGTTCCCGCGGAATTTGTGGAGGTCGAACTGGACCACTTCGTCACCGTAAAGGACATTCTCAAAACCTACAACGTGACGGTGGATGAGTTTGCCGAGCTGAACTCCGGCTTGCGGCCGCCGGTGTTGAACTCGCAGCGCC
The window above is part of the bacterium genome. Proteins encoded here:
- a CDS encoding glycoside hydrolase family 3 protein yields the protein MHSMETNHEWVEHTLAQMSLEEKVGQMLIADFAAVFTNHDHENWHRIVRLLRELHLGGIVLAGGGLLEVALITNELQRLAKLPLLVNADMETGALFPAPWRRARGRAPDLPAYLSGGGTEFPRMMAIGATRSEELAYEIGRITGLEARAAGIHWTNSPALDLSNNPRNPIINVRSFGEEPPLVARLGAAYLTGCQAAGLIATMKHFPGQGDTDTDTHVALPMLDFDAARLHAVELVPFKAAIKAGVKAAMTAHIALPKIDATCRPATLSQPIVTGLLREELGFQGLVVTDALTMQGIADYYSTEEAALLAAQAGVDALLIPADIAAAHRRLVQAVQQGELPLARVESAARRVLAAKAGLGLHLQRTVAIENLAEVVQTSAARQLAEQAASAAITLLEDDGRLLPLGSSPALKLAVGMVSNSALATEGEYLSSTLAAAGHSVEAFRLSAEMNETTLAQALAGCRQADVVLFAAFLTMGAWKGELQVPPQAHQFLQAAREWQKPVIALSLGDPYMFERLPPMAASLCAYSGSRLMEGAMARALLGEAAIAGKLPVTIPGRFGCGHGLERH